From the genome of Rhodobacteraceae bacterium Araon29, one region includes:
- a CDS encoding BioY family transporter — MEKNIVMIALFAAIIAALGLLPKITLASGIPITAQSMGIMLCGTVLGSKRGGLAVLLFIFLIALGLPLLSGGRGGLGVFTTPWAGFLFGFPVAAYITGLVMERWRSENIGMVAGSSAIIGGIGALYLIAVPFYMLTKPAGLNEALVVAMLPFMPGDILKAVLAGFITSMLAQARPASLLSRA; from the coding sequence ATGGAAAAGAACATTGTGATGATCGCTCTTTTTGCGGCAATTATTGCAGCATTGGGATTACTGCCGAAAATAACATTAGCCAGCGGTATCCCAATTACAGCTCAAAGCATGGGCATCATGCTCTGCGGAACAGTTTTAGGTTCAAAGCGGGGCGGTCTGGCAGTTCTTTTGTTTATTTTTCTAATCGCCCTTGGATTGCCCCTTCTCTCCGGTGGACGCGGTGGACTGGGCGTCTTTACGACACCTTGGGCGGGGTTTCTATTTGGCTTCCCAGTTGCCGCATATATTACCGGCTTGGTAATGGAACGGTGGCGGTCAGAAAATATCGGCATGGTCGCAGGCAGCAGCGCCATAATTGGTGGAATTGGTGCGCTATACTTAATTGCAGTTCCATTTTATATGCTTACAAAACCTGCAGGTTTGAATGAGGCCTTGGTGGTTGCGATGCTCCCTTTTATGCCAGGAGATATACTAAAGGCGGTTTTGGCCGGTTTTATAACTTCCATGTTGGCCCAAGCGCGCCCAGCAAGCTTGTTATCGCGAGCTTAG
- a CDS encoding acetyl-CoA C-acyltransferase — MRERSAHIVSAFRSIVSPRGGDLARFKPYELAAPIVKKLIHHAGLETDQVDEIIVSNALGAGGNPARLVALASGLPERVAGLSIDRQCCGGLDALGLAQAMIQSGHAEAIIAGGVESYSQRPVRLRSDHGATPTIVYDQPPFTPEADQDPNMAEAADRTSDRLNISRFEQDEWAVRSHRLAMDARQALKLEIVPISVGIKEYDTYSRNLTPKVCRRAPVIFGNITHGNSAVAADAAAFCLIVSDALARDLKKPSLRILKSVTQGADPAYPALAPVFAIKNALKQTEISIDQIDQIELMEAYAAQALACISCCGLDPARTNIKGGALARGHPIGASGTILAVRLFHDLIEQKGKLGLASIAAAGGLGSAVILQA; from the coding sequence ATGAGAGAACGATCTGCCCATATCGTTTCTGCATTTCGAAGCATAGTATCCCCTCGTGGCGGTGACTTGGCACGGTTCAAGCCTTATGAGCTGGCTGCCCCCATTGTCAAAAAGCTGATCCATCACGCCGGTCTAGAAACAGATCAAGTTGACGAAATAATCGTATCAAATGCTCTTGGGGCAGGCGGCAATCCGGCGCGGCTTGTTGCCCTAGCTTCTGGCTTGCCTGAACGCGTCGCAGGGCTAAGCATAGACCGCCAATGCTGTGGCGGATTGGATGCATTGGGCTTGGCCCAGGCTATGATACAATCAGGTCATGCAGAGGCGATTATCGCAGGCGGTGTTGAAAGCTATTCACAAAGGCCGGTGCGATTAAGGAGCGATCATGGTGCAACCCCAACGATTGTGTATGATCAACCGCCCTTCACACCCGAAGCTGATCAAGACCCAAATATGGCAGAAGCTGCAGACCGAACATCAGATAGATTGAATATTTCACGTTTTGAACAAGATGAATGGGCCGTTCGCAGTCACCGCTTGGCAATGGATGCGCGACAGGCCCTCAAATTAGAGATTGTGCCTATTTCAGTAGGTATAAAAGAGTATGACACTTATTCGCGTAATTTAACGCCAAAGGTTTGTCGTCGGGCACCAGTAATTTTTGGCAATATAACCCATGGCAATAGCGCAGTTGCAGCCGACGCGGCGGCCTTTTGTCTTATAGTTTCGGATGCGCTTGCGCGTGATTTAAAAAAGCCAAGTCTTCGCATCTTAAAATCCGTCACGCAAGGTGCGGATCCTGCCTATCCAGCGTTGGCACCGGTTTTTGCCATTAAAAATGCATTAAAACAGACAGAAATTAGTATTGATCAGATTGATCAGATCGAGCTGATGGAAGCCTACGCGGCTCAAGCTCTTGCATGCATTTCCTGTTGTGGACTAGACCCCGCGCGAACAAATATTAAAGGTGGAGCGCTGGCCAGAGGGCACCCAATTGGTGCCTCCGGTACTATTCTCGCAGTGCGGCTTTTCCATGACCTGATAGAGCAAAAAGGCAAGCTAGGGCTTGCCTCAATTGCAGCTGCTGGCGGGCTTGGCAGCGCAGTAATTTTGCAGGCCTAA
- the truB gene encoding tRNA pseudouridine(55) synthase TruB — protein sequence MARRRKGRDISGWIVVDKPAGISSAAVVNKVRWALDAKKAGHAGTLDPEATGVLAVALGEATKTMPYVTDALKGYEFTVRLGQATNTDDAEGEVIKESKLRPDDESLKEALNGFVGDIEQIPPKFSAVKVDGQRAYALARAGKEMELKARPLFVDSLIMLDRPDQDHVVLEMICGKGGYVRSIARDLGNSLGCYGHVINLRRIWAGPFKVANGLSFEQIEEMARTPKLDSHLVPLEVALEDLPQVPCSAEAAARLRNGNPGMVISNDLSYGDACWTAVDGQAVAVGIYKSGELHPNRVFLHSGTSAILT from the coding sequence ATGGCACGCCGACGCAAAGGACGCGATATTTCCGGATGGATTGTGGTCGATAAACCGGCTGGCATCAGCTCGGCGGCGGTTGTGAACAAAGTCCGCTGGGCATTGGACGCTAAAAAAGCCGGCCATGCCGGAACACTTGACCCCGAGGCAACCGGCGTTCTGGCGGTGGCTCTAGGCGAGGCGACCAAAACCATGCCGTATGTGACCGATGCGCTAAAGGGGTACGAATTTACCGTGCGGCTTGGTCAGGCCACCAATACCGATGATGCGGAAGGCGAAGTGATCAAGGAAAGCAAGTTGCGCCCCGATGATGAAAGTCTCAAAGAGGCGCTCAATGGTTTTGTTGGGGATATTGAACAGATCCCACCAAAATTTTCAGCGGTTAAAGTTGATGGCCAGCGCGCCTATGCTTTGGCCCGCGCCGGCAAAGAGATGGAACTAAAAGCGCGGCCGCTTTTTGTCGACAGCCTGATCATGCTTGACCGGCCGGATCAAGATCATGTTGTGCTTGAGATGATCTGCGGCAAAGGCGGATACGTCCGCTCGATCGCGCGGGATTTGGGGAATAGCTTGGGCTGCTATGGCCATGTGATCAACCTGCGCCGCATTTGGGCAGGCCCGTTCAAGGTTGCCAATGGGCTTTCATTCGAACAGATCGAAGAAATGGCGAGAACGCCCAAGCTGGACAGCCACCTAGTACCTCTAGAAGTAGCTCTTGAAGATTTGCCACAAGTGCCCTGCTCTGCCGAAGCGGCTGCGCGGCTGCGCAACGGCAATCCGGGCATGGTTATTTCAAATGATCTTAGCTACGGCGATGCCTGCTGGACTGCTGTTGACGGGCAGGCCGTGGCCGTCGGCATCTATAAATCGGGTGAATTGCACCCAAATCGCGTGTTTTTGCATTCTGGCACCTCCGCGATACTGACGTGA
- a CDS encoding response regulator, whose product MKILIADDHDLLKDTLVLFVQAEGSIETVTASDLDEALAIVDAQGPFDLIMLDYNMPGMSGLTGLKRALTHNGDQKVALMSGIATRSIAEEALALGAAGFIPKTISAKSLINAIKFMAMGEKYAPIDFMTAEDEAAAPNPLAEKLSRRELQVLEGLSQGKSNKEIARDLDLQEPTIKLHVKTLYRKIGAGNRTQAALIAKDEGLF is encoded by the coding sequence ATGAAAATACTAATTGCTGATGACCATGACTTACTAAAGGATACGCTTGTTTTATTCGTACAGGCAGAAGGCAGTATCGAAACCGTGACCGCTTCTGATTTAGATGAAGCTTTAGCGATTGTGGATGCGCAAGGTCCTTTTGACCTTATTATGCTGGACTATAATATGCCGGGAATGTCAGGATTAACGGGCCTGAAACGTGCGTTAACCCATAATGGCGATCAAAAAGTCGCCTTGATGTCCGGAATTGCAACACGCTCAATTGCGGAAGAAGCCCTCGCTTTAGGGGCAGCCGGCTTTATTCCCAAAACTATATCGGCAAAATCTCTTATTAACGCCATAAAGTTCATGGCTATGGGTGAGAAATATGCTCCCATTGATTTTATGACTGCCGAAGATGAGGCTGCCGCCCCAAATCCATTGGCTGAAAAACTTTCACGCCGTGAGCTGCAGGTTTTAGAAGGGCTCTCGCAAGGTAAATCAAACAAGGAAATCGCGCGTGATTTGGATTTACAAGAGCCCACTATCAAACTGCACGTGAAAACCCTTTACCGAAAAATTGGTGCTGGAAATCGTACACAAGCTGCATTGATTGCAAAAGATGAGGGCCTTTTTTAG
- the pnp gene encoding polyribonucleotide nucleotidyltransferase, with protein MFNVTKKSMQWGEDTLILETGKAARQADGTVIATLGETSVMANVTFAKEQKPGQDFFPLTVHYQEKYYAAGKIPGGFFKREARPSEKETLTARLIDRPIRPLFVDGFKNEVLVMCTVLSHDLVNDPDIVAMIAASAALTISGAPFMGPIAGCRVGYTDGEYVLNPTVDDMDDLRIDPDQRLDLIVAGTKDAVMMVESEAYELSEEEMLNAVVFAHEQIQPVIDLIIDLAEDAAKEPFEFIAPDYSELYEAVKSAGDKDMRTAFAITDKQERTSAVAAARTNIKDALSEEQLADPQLGSAMKKLEAGILRGDVVKGGNRIDGRSTTDVRQIVSETGLLPRTHGSSLFTRGETQALVVTTLGTGDDEQIIDALHANSRSNFLLHYNFPPYSVGEVGRVGPPGRREVGHGKLAWRALQAVLPAATDFPYTIRVVSEITESNGSSSMASVCGGSLSMMDAGVPLKAPVAGVAMGLILEDDGDFAILTDILGDEDHLGDMDFKVAGTENGITSLQMDIKVAGITPEIMKQALSQAKDGRMHILGEMAKALTEAADFSIHAPRIETMNIPTDKIREVIGSGGKVIREIVETSGAKVDINDDGVIKIASPDGESIKKAYEMIHSIVAEPEAGKVYDGKVVKIVDFGAFVNFFGKRDGLVHVSQIENRRLNHPSDVLKEGQDVKVKLLGFDDRGKVRLAMKMVDQETGQEIAEEKKEKADT; from the coding sequence ATGTTTAATGTAACAAAAAAATCAATGCAGTGGGGGGAAGATACCCTCATCTTAGAAACAGGCAAAGCGGCCCGTCAGGCAGACGGAACAGTAATAGCCACTTTGGGTGAAACCTCAGTCATGGCAAATGTCACCTTTGCCAAAGAACAAAAACCCGGTCAGGATTTTTTCCCTCTGACTGTTCACTATCAAGAAAAATACTATGCCGCAGGAAAAATTCCAGGCGGCTTCTTTAAACGTGAAGCACGGCCATCCGAAAAAGAAACGCTCACCGCGCGGTTGATAGACCGCCCAATTCGTCCCTTGTTTGTGGACGGCTTTAAAAACGAAGTCTTGGTCATGTGCACCGTTCTCAGCCATGATCTGGTGAACGATCCAGATATTGTGGCAATGATCGCAGCCTCAGCAGCTCTTACAATTTCTGGTGCACCATTTATGGGTCCAATTGCGGGATGCCGCGTTGGCTACACCGACGGCGAATATGTGCTGAACCCCACAGTTGACGATATGGACGATCTTCGGATTGACCCAGATCAGCGGCTTGATCTGATTGTTGCGGGAACAAAAGACGCTGTGATGATGGTTGAGTCAGAGGCCTATGAGCTTTCGGAAGAGGAAATGCTCAATGCGGTTGTTTTTGCCCATGAACAAATTCAACCTGTCATTGATCTGATCATAGATCTAGCAGAAGACGCCGCCAAAGAGCCCTTTGAATTTATTGCTCCTGATTATAGCGAACTATATGAAGCCGTTAAATCAGCTGGTGATAAGGACATGCGAACTGCTTTTGCAATCACTGATAAGCAAGAGCGTACCAGTGCAGTTGCAGCGGCACGCACCAACATTAAAGATGCCCTAAGCGAAGAACAGCTTGCAGACCCACAACTGGGGTCAGCCATGAAAAAGCTTGAAGCCGGAATTCTGCGCGGCGACGTGGTAAAAGGCGGCAATCGTATTGATGGCCGCTCAACTACTGATGTGCGCCAAATCGTGTCTGAAACAGGCCTCTTACCACGAACCCATGGATCGTCGCTGTTCACACGCGGTGAAACCCAGGCGTTAGTGGTAACAACGCTTGGTACCGGAGATGATGAGCAGATCATTGATGCTTTGCATGCCAATTCCCGCAGCAATTTCTTACTGCACTATAACTTTCCTCCCTATTCGGTGGGCGAGGTCGGACGTGTTGGACCTCCCGGTCGGCGCGAAGTAGGGCATGGAAAACTGGCATGGCGGGCACTGCAAGCAGTTCTTCCTGCTGCAACTGATTTTCCTTATACAATTCGTGTCGTTTCTGAAATTACCGAGTCAAATGGATCATCCTCTATGGCATCTGTTTGTGGTGGTTCGCTTTCCATGATGGATGCTGGTGTACCCCTCAAAGCACCGGTTGCTGGCGTTGCTATGGGCTTGATACTTGAAGATGATGGTGACTTTGCGATCCTTACAGACATTCTAGGTGATGAAGATCACTTGGGAGACATGGATTTCAAAGTAGCCGGAACTGAAAATGGTATCACGTCTTTGCAAATGGACATCAAGGTTGCAGGCATCACACCAGAAATCATGAAACAAGCCTTGTCCCAAGCAAAAGATGGACGGATGCATATTCTGGGTGAAATGGCCAAAGCCCTAACCGAGGCGGCGGATTTTAGCATTCATGCTCCGCGCATCGAAACCATGAATATTCCAACTGATAAAATCCGCGAAGTGATTGGATCAGGCGGGAAAGTTATCCGTGAAATTGTTGAAACATCCGGAGCCAAGGTGGATATCAACGATGATGGTGTGATTAAGATTGCATCACCTGATGGAGAGTCGATCAAAAAGGCTTATGAAATGATCCACTCAATCGTTGCGGAACCAGAGGCCGGAAAAGTTTACGACGGCAAGGTTGTAAAAATCGTCGATTTTGGTGCCTTCGTGAACTTCTTTGGAAAACGCGACGGCTTGGTGCATGTTAGCCAGATTGAAAACCGGCGTTTGAACCATCCATCAGACGTTCTAAAAGAAGGCCAAGATGTCAAAGTCAAGTTGCTTGGTTTTGATGATCGAGGTAAAGTGCGCCTTGCAATGAAAATGGTTGATCAAGAAACCGGGCAAGAGATTGCCGAAGAGAAAAAAGAAAAAGCAGATACCTAA
- the rpsO gene encoding 30S ribosomal protein S15: protein MSITAEEKARVMKEFATKDGDTGSPEVQVAILTSRITTLTEHFKTHKKDNHSRRGLLKLVAQRRKLLDYLKGVEDARYQDLIKRLGIRR from the coding sequence ATGTCGATAACTGCTGAAGAAAAAGCACGTGTTATGAAAGAATTCGCCACGAAGGACGGCGATACAGGCTCACCAGAAGTTCAAGTGGCCATTCTGACATCACGGATCACAACCCTGACCGAACACTTCAAAACCCACAAGAAAGACAACCATTCACGTCGTGGACTTTTGAAATTGGTCGCGCAGCGTCGTAAGCTTTTGGATTACTTAAAAGGCGTAGAAGATGCGCGCTATCAGGATCTGATCAAACGGCTCGGCATTCGCCGCTAA
- a CDS encoding DUF1643 domain-containing protein produces MITKTHQKGDAFSTAIYSDCLAYRYSLTRVWNPKGRKVNFVMLNPSTATEVQNDPTVERCEQRARALGFGAFCVTNIFAWRDTDPKKMRAAIDPLGCDNDAAIRDACTWADQVIAAWGTHGAHLERGAEVAKLLALVNAPIYHLGLTKAGHPKHPLYLSYTTQPQLWEIKPDNSPV; encoded by the coding sequence ATGATTACCAAAACCCATCAAAAAGGTGATGCCTTTTCGACCGCGATTTATTCAGATTGTCTAGCCTATCGCTATAGCCTAACCCGAGTTTGGAACCCTAAGGGGCGCAAAGTCAATTTTGTCATGCTGAACCCATCCACAGCGACCGAAGTACAAAATGATCCAACAGTTGAGCGCTGTGAGCAACGTGCGCGTGCCTTGGGCTTTGGGGCATTTTGTGTCACCAATATCTTTGCCTGGCGCGATACAGATCCAAAGAAAATGCGCGCCGCTATCGATCCTTTGGGCTGTGATAATGATGCAGCGATTCGCGACGCTTGCACATGGGCGGATCAGGTTATTGCCGCCTGGGGCACCCATGGCGCCCACCTAGAACGCGGAGCCGAGGTGGCCAAATTGCTCGCATTGGTTAACGCGCCGATCTACCATCTAGGATTGACCAAAGCCGGGCATCCAAAGCACCCACTCTATTTAAGCTATACAACGCAACCCCAACTTTGGGAAATCAAACCAGACAACAGCCCAGTTTAA
- a CDS encoding AMP-binding protein → MSSEAFSWHSEAILYTPLGASISAKSSLAEDPKQTHPVAAFLKLLQDGHAPLVKSDGTSAIGPKAAVGNMFYSSSGGSTGEPKLICRSCKSWALSFQENAKLFTLKHKKSYATFGHLSHSLTLYAALEALTTGAEYHPLEGLGTKQQLKMIAYREIQILYATPTQLRILTKSATLQSRLKAVRGVMIGGGWLDRETKQRVQELCPNAEIKEFYGAAETSFITISDPSTPLGSVGQPYTSVRIKILDTAENKVKAGSSGEIWIKSPYLFSHYAEGVKQHTRWRNGWLSIGEIGKLDTKGNLYLTGRKSRAFKIADQNIYPDEIEVALCRHPDIVMALVTDFPDKMRGAIAVGVIATKSEEMPQDIRNWCRQNLSARSIPAIFCNLPIKDWPLLSSGKPDMTAIKKLVREMI, encoded by the coding sequence ATGAGCAGTGAGGCTTTTTCTTGGCATTCCGAGGCGATTTTATACACCCCTCTAGGAGCGTCTATATCAGCAAAATCTAGTTTGGCCGAAGACCCTAAGCAAACTCATCCAGTGGCAGCGTTCCTAAAGTTACTGCAGGACGGGCATGCACCACTCGTTAAAAGTGATGGCACCAGTGCAATTGGTCCAAAAGCTGCTGTGGGAAATATGTTTTACAGCTCGTCTGGTGGCTCGACCGGTGAGCCAAAGCTGATTTGCCGAAGTTGTAAAAGTTGGGCTCTTAGCTTTCAAGAAAACGCAAAACTTTTCACGCTTAAGCATAAAAAATCCTATGCAACCTTTGGGCATTTGTCACACTCATTAACGCTTTATGCTGCACTCGAAGCTTTAACGACTGGCGCTGAATACCACCCGCTTGAAGGCCTTGGAACAAAACAACAATTGAAAATGATTGCTTATAGGGAAATTCAGATCCTTTACGCCACACCAACCCAACTGCGTATATTGACAAAATCTGCCACTTTACAGAGCCGCTTAAAAGCTGTGCGTGGGGTTATGATCGGAGGTGGTTGGCTCGATCGCGAAACAAAACAGCGCGTTCAAGAACTATGCCCAAATGCTGAAATAAAAGAGTTTTATGGAGCAGCAGAAACCAGTTTCATTACAATCAGTGATCCCTCTACGCCGCTGGGGTCAGTGGGCCAACCATATACGAGCGTACGCATAAAAATTTTAGATACTGCTGAAAACAAAGTTAAGGCAGGTAGTAGTGGAGAGATTTGGATAAAGTCTCCCTATCTTTTTTCCCATTATGCCGAAGGGGTAAAACAGCATACTCGTTGGCGAAACGGTTGGCTGAGTATCGGTGAAATAGGAAAACTTGATACAAAGGGCAACTTGTATCTAACGGGCAGGAAATCTAGGGCCTTCAAGATTGCAGATCAAAATATATACCCTGACGAAATAGAGGTGGCGCTTTGTAGACACCCAGACATTGTAATGGCTTTGGTGACAGACTTCCCAGACAAAATGCGCGGTGCCATAGCTGTCGGGGTCATCGCCACAAAATCAGAAGAAATGCCACAGGATATAAGGAATTGGTGCCGCCAAAACTTAAGTGCACGATCAATACCGGCGATTTTCTGTAATCTTCCAATTAAAGATTGGCCGCTTTTAAGCTCTGGAAAACCTGATATGACGGCAATAAAAAAGTTGGTCAGAGAGATGATATGA
- a CDS encoding ATP-binding cassette domain-containing protein produces MTACKIQLEKVSLDFDGCTVISDLSLRTTEKRIAVIGRNGSGKSTLARLICGLIAPSEGCVTVDGIDVLNDRKMAVQTVGLLFQNPDHQIIFPTVLEEISFGLRQIGQPSETANHQAKSILNQFGCLDWSDRAIVSLSQGQRHLVCLLSILAMSPRLLVLDEPFSGLDLPTKSYLAGLLADLDQTILQITHDTNSIASYDRAIWLEQGCVQQDAPPAEVLPNFEVAMQKVYAL; encoded by the coding sequence ATGACAGCTTGTAAAATTCAGCTTGAAAAGGTCTCTTTGGACTTTGATGGCTGTACTGTTATATCCGATCTTTCGCTAAGAACGACTGAAAAGCGCATTGCTGTTATTGGTCGCAACGGCTCGGGAAAATCAACACTCGCCCGTTTGATCTGCGGCTTAATTGCACCGAGCGAAGGCTGCGTCACAGTGGATGGAATTGACGTTCTAAATGATCGCAAAATGGCTGTTCAAACCGTTGGGCTTTTATTTCAAAACCCTGATCATCAAATTATTTTCCCAACAGTCTTAGAAGAAATTTCTTTCGGTTTGCGCCAAATCGGGCAACCCTCTGAAACCGCCAATCATCAGGCCAAGTCTATCCTAAACCAATTTGGGTGTTTAGACTGGTCAGATCGTGCAATTGTCAGCCTATCACAGGGGCAACGACACCTAGTATGTCTATTGTCAATCTTGGCAATGTCACCACGTTTGCTCGTATTAGACGAACCTTTTTCTGGCTTGGACCTTCCGACCAAAAGTTACTTGGCTGGATTGCTTGCGGATCTCGATCAAACCATTTTGCAGATCACGCATGATACCAATAGCATCGCGTCATATGACAGAGCGATTTGGTTAGAACAGGGATGCGTCCAACAAGATGCACCACCGGCTGAAGTTTTGCCAAATTTTGAAGTAGCTATGCAAAAGGTTTATGCGCTCTAA
- a CDS encoding energy-coupling factor transporter transmembrane protein EcfT, with amino-acid sequence MLALHSPHKTIFHQWPTELKLVLLLGITTLLFIIDSLLFLGVLTFLPFAAAASQGRLFFKYMLKLLWPLWPFVAIILLWHSFTWQVDSGVRILLRMVAAVGFANLVTITTAMDKMIKVIFASLAPLRRFGLRPEPIAFAIGLFIRFTPVLIEKSAILAQAYRARTSKNGNWRIVLPLALIAVDDADHIAEAIRARGGLEKL; translated from the coding sequence ATGCTGGCGCTGCATTCTCCTCACAAGACAATATTCCACCAATGGCCAACAGAGCTAAAGCTGGTATTACTATTGGGCATCACAACCCTTCTATTTATCATCGACAGCCTACTCTTTCTAGGCGTTCTAACTTTTTTGCCATTTGCTGCAGCAGCATCGCAAGGACGGTTGTTTTTTAAATATATGCTAAAATTGCTTTGGCCATTATGGCCGTTCGTGGCCATTATTTTGCTTTGGCATAGCTTTACTTGGCAAGTGGATTCAGGCGTAAGAATTTTGCTTCGCATGGTGGCTGCTGTCGGATTTGCAAACTTAGTCACAATCACAACAGCGATGGACAAAATGATTAAAGTAATCTTTGCCAGCTTGGCGCCTCTAAGGCGATTTGGCCTACGTCCTGAACCCATAGCTTTTGCGATAGGTCTGTTTATACGCTTTACACCTGTTTTGATTGAGAAAAGCGCTATTTTAGCACAGGCCTACAGGGCGCGAACTTCCAAAAATGGTAACTGGCGAATTGTTTTACCACTTGCGCTTATCGCGGTGGATGATGCAGATCACATAGCCGAAGCAATCCGAGCCCGGGGTGGGCTTGAAAAACTCTAG
- a CDS encoding aldehyde dehydrogenase family protein, producing MIEKRQFYINGQWVDPIEGRDHKVINPSNEEAAAVISLGGQADTDAAVAAANSAFPSWMATPVQERIALVEKLLDIYKSRTEDLAQAMSLEMGAPIDMARTQQVGAGFGHLKNFIRAAKTFQFERPLGDHAPNDRIIYEAFGVCALITPWNWPMNQVTLKVGAAAVAGCTMVLKPSEESPLNALIFAEMMDEAGFPPGVFNLVNGDGVGVGTQLSGHPDVDMVSFTGSTRAGTAISKNAAETLKKVHLELGGKGANIVFADADEKAVKRGVLHCMNNTGQSCNAPTRMLVERSIYDQAVETAIQAAEVVSVAPASEEGRHIGPVVNEVQFNKIQTLIQKGIDEGARLVAGGTGRPNGMNKGFYVRPTVFADVNPSMTIAVEEIFGPVLSIIPFDTEKEATNIANDTEYGLTNYVQTQDSVKANRLARSLRSGMVEMNGQSRGAGSPFGGMKKSGNGREGGVWGIEDFLEVKSISGWSSE from the coding sequence ATGATTGAAAAACGCCAGTTCTATATCAATGGACAGTGGGTCGATCCCATCGAAGGTAGAGACCATAAAGTCATCAATCCTTCTAACGAAGAAGCTGCAGCAGTGATTTCACTAGGTGGGCAGGCCGACACTGACGCTGCCGTTGCCGCGGCAAACTCAGCCTTTCCATCTTGGATGGCAACCCCTGTCCAAGAGCGTATTGCCTTGGTTGAAAAGCTGCTCGATATTTACAAATCTCGCACGGAGGATTTGGCTCAGGCAATGAGCCTTGAGATGGGCGCACCTATCGATATGGCGCGGACTCAGCAGGTCGGTGCCGGTTTTGGACATCTGAAGAACTTTATTCGGGCCGCAAAAACTTTTCAGTTTGAACGGCCTTTGGGGGATCACGCCCCCAATGACCGGATTATTTACGAAGCCTTTGGTGTTTGTGCTTTAATCACCCCTTGGAACTGGCCAATGAACCAAGTTACATTGAAAGTTGGCGCAGCAGCAGTTGCCGGATGTACAATGGTACTTAAGCCATCCGAGGAAAGCCCATTAAACGCTCTAATTTTTGCTGAGATGATGGATGAAGCAGGGTTTCCCCCTGGTGTTTTCAACTTAGTCAACGGTGATGGTGTGGGCGTTGGTACGCAACTTTCTGGGCATCCAGATGTGGATATGGTCAGCTTTACCGGATCAACCCGCGCCGGAACTGCTATTTCAAAAAATGCAGCTGAAACACTGAAGAAAGTCCACCTAGAACTTGGAGGCAAAGGTGCAAATATCGTGTTTGCTGATGCCGATGAAAAAGCCGTCAAGCGCGGTGTTTTACATTGTATGAACAACACGGGCCAGTCTTGTAATGCACCAACCCGCATGCTGGTTGAGCGGTCTATTTATGATCAGGCAGTCGAAACGGCGATACAGGCCGCGGAAGTTGTTTCCGTGGCGCCTGCTTCGGAAGAAGGTCGGCATATCGGTCCAGTAGTAAATGAAGTACAGTTCAATAAAATTCAGACCTTGATCCAAAAGGGTATCGATGAGGGTGCGCGGCTTGTTGCAGGTGGCACCGGGCGTCCCAATGGTATGAACAAAGGCTTTTATGTGAGGCCAACCGTATTTGCGGATGTAAATCCAAGCATGACGATTGCTGTAGAAGAAATTTTCGGACCCGTTTTGTCAATCATTCCCTTTGATACCGAAAAAGAAGCCACAAATATCGCAAATGACACCGAATATGGTCTGACCAACTATGTTCAAACCCAAGACAGCGTCAAAGCCAACCGTTTAGCGCGATCGCTTCGTTCTGGTATGGTGGAAATGAACGGCCAATCTCGGGGTGCTGGCTCTCCTTTTGGCGGCATGAAAAAGTCTGGAAATGGGCGCGAAGGCGGCGTTTGGGGAATTGAAGATTTTCTCGAGGTTAAATCCATTTCGGGGTGGTCATCAGAGTAA